In Agromyces sp. Leaf222, the genomic window CCGGCGCGACCGTCGCCGCATGGGCGCTGCTCACCGTACTCTCCGCGATCTTCCTCTGGGGCGCGGTCGCCGGCGTGAAGCGGCATCCGTTCGGCGCGATCTACCGCACATTCGTGCGGCCCCGCCTCGCCCCGCCGAGCGAGCTCGAGGACCCGCGTCCGCCGACGTTCGCCCAGCTCGTGGGCTTCATCGTGACGATCGTCGGCGTCGTGCTGGGGCTCCTCGGCGTCGAGTACGCCGTGGCGATCGCGGCCGGCTTCGCCTTCATCGCGGCGTTCCTGAACGCGGTCTTCGACTACTGCCTCGGCTGCCAGATCTACCTGCTGCTCGTGCGCGCACGGATCGTGCAGCGCGCCTGACATCCGCGCGGCGGAGGCCTGCCGCTCGACACCCCTGCGGGTTAGGCTGAGGGTTCCGGCTCGACGAGGAGGACCCATGGCCGTCACGAGTGAATCGACCACCGTCTGGACCGGCACCCTCACCGAAGGCTCGGGCACGACGAAGCTCGATTCCTCCGGGGTTGCCGAGTTCCCCGTGAACTGGCGGGCACGCTCCGCGGGCGAGGCCGGCACCACGAATCCCGAGGAGCTGCTCGGTGCGGCGCATTCGGCCTGCTACTCGATGGCGCTCGCGCACGCGCTGACCGGCGCCGGGCACGCACCCGAGTCGATCCAGACGACCGCGGCGGTCACGTTCGAGGCCGGTCGCGGCGTGCTCGGCAGCCACCTGCTCGTGAGCGCACGGGTTCCCGGCCTCACCGAATCGGAGTTCGAGACCTTCGCCGAGGACGCGAAGGCGAACTGCCCGATCTCCCAGGCCCTCGCGGGCATCCCGATCACGATCGAAGCCGAACTCGCCTGACGTGCGCGTGCTCATCGCCGGCGCGTCCGGCTTCATCGGCACGACACTCGTCGAACGCCTCGCCGCGGCGGGGCACGAGGTCATGCGCCTCGTGCGCCGGCGAACGGAGTCGCCCGAGGAGGTGACCTGGTCGCCCGCGGCGGGCATCATCGACTTCACGATCATGGATCGCGTCGACGCCGTGATCAACCTGTCCGGCGCCTCGCTCTCGCACCTGCCATGGACGAAGTCATACCGCGGCGAGATCCTCGAGTCGCGCGTGAGCGCCACGCGCACCCTCGCCGATGCGATGCGAAAGGCGCGCACTCCCCCCGCGGTGTTCCTCAGCGGATCGGCCGTCGGCTACTACGGCAACCGGCCGGGCGAACTGCTCACCGAGGCGGCTCCCGCCGGCAACGGGTTCCTCGCCGACATCGTGGCGCGCTGGGAGAAGGCGGCCGCACTCGCCCCGCACGAGACGCGCACCGTGAACCTGCGCACCGGTCTCGTGATCGGGCGCGGCGGCGCGATGAAGCCGGTCGGCCTGCTCACGAAGCTCGGCGTCTCGGCGCGGCTCGGCACCGGTGGCCAGCACTGGCCGTGGATCGCGCTCGACGACGAGGTGGCGGCGATCATGCACCTGCTCGACTCGCCGCTCGTCGGGCCCGTCAACATCGTCGGACCGACCCCGGCGACGGCCGATCGCGTGATGAGCGCGATGGCGCAGCAGATGCATCGGCCGTATTCGCTCGCGGTGCCCGAGCGCGTGCTCGAGGCGGCGTTGGGTCAGGCCGCCGACGACCTGCTGCTCGCGAGCGCGAAGGTCGTTCCGCACCGACTCGTCGACGACGGGTTCGCGTTCGCCCACGAGACCGTGGAGTCCGCGATCGAGGCGATGCTCAGCTCGCCCGCTCGAGCTCGATAGCCCGCCGCACGGCCTGACGCGCACGCCGGCGGTCGCCTGCCGCGTCGTACGCCATGCCGAGGCGCATCCACGCCCGCCAGGAGTCGGGCTCGGCCTCCGCCTCGGCGCGGAACCGGTCGAACTCGGCGTCGGCCGATGCGCGCACGGCCCGGCCGCTCGCCGTGGTGTCGATGCCGAGATCGGTCGCGCCCTCGGCCTCGAGGCGCTTCACGAGCCGCTGCGAGCGGATGCCGAACGAGAGTTCGCGCCAGATCGCCCACGCGGCGATGATCGGGAGCACGATCAGGGCGATACCGATGCCGATCGCGACGGGTTCGCCGGTCGCGGCGAAC contains:
- a CDS encoding DUF4395 domain-containing protein, translating into MSHPESVESATGTGTGTRTTTGAPAGIDPRAPRFSAAITAVLLLAVVVLSVAGATVAAWALLTVLSAIFLWGAVAGVKRHPFGAIYRTFVRPRLAPPSELEDPRPPTFAQLVGFIVTIVGVVLGLLGVEYAVAIAAGFAFIAAFLNAVFDYCLGCQIYLLLVRARIVQRA
- a CDS encoding OsmC family peroxiredoxin, whose product is MAVTSESTTVWTGTLTEGSGTTKLDSSGVAEFPVNWRARSAGEAGTTNPEELLGAAHSACYSMALAHALTGAGHAPESIQTTAAVTFEAGRGVLGSHLLVSARVPGLTESEFETFAEDAKANCPISQALAGIPITIEAELA
- a CDS encoding TIGR01777 family oxidoreductase codes for the protein MRVLIAGASGFIGTTLVERLAAAGHEVMRLVRRRTESPEEVTWSPAAGIIDFTIMDRVDAVINLSGASLSHLPWTKSYRGEILESRVSATRTLADAMRKARTPPAVFLSGSAVGYYGNRPGELLTEAAPAGNGFLADIVARWEKAAALAPHETRTVNLRTGLVIGRGGAMKPVGLLTKLGVSARLGTGGQHWPWIALDDEVAAIMHLLDSPLVGPVNIVGPTPATADRVMSAMAQQMHRPYSLAVPERVLEAALGQAADDLLLASAKVVPHRLVDDGFAFAHETVESAIEAMLSSPARAR